CGCTTGCCGGCCGGGTTCGATCCGGACATACCATCGGgacatcccttagggtcccctacaccaccagaagtaatccttgagcttcTCCGGatgtggcaataaataaataaataaataaataaataaataaaagtggggaAGATAATAAAGTGCGTAAAGGTCGGGCCCTGCACGCGGCcggccagggttcgatccctcgaTTCCGACACCAGGGCTGAACCCCGAGCACCGcgccaggactagcccctgagctCCGATgtaccccaaacaacaacaaaatgaaatgtcccacaaattctgtttACAAAGTCCTCCCCTGCCCTCCCATCCCTTCAACCTTCAACTAGGGGAGACTACGTGGTTGCATGTCTCGTCTCTACTGGACGCATAAAGCGTACATCAGAAGGTAAATATTTGCAGTTTAAATTgaataaaactgaataaaaaaattctcttatgtaaaaaaataaactgcCATTCTCCTCGGCTCTGCCCTTCATTCTGCCTCGAATGTCTGCGCCCAGCCAGCGCCGAGCTGGCAACGCGACTTTTCCTCCCACCTGTCAAAAGTGCGAGCATTAGCGCCAACATTCTGCCCAGGATTCCGGCTTCCGGTCGAAGGCAGACGTACGATTGGTCTTTGCTCCTGTCAATCAAAAGCCGCCAACACACTCCCCCCACGTGATTGGCTCTAACCCCCTTCGCCCCGCCCCCAGACAGACACTCACTTTCACCGGTTTGGGCAAAATGGCGCCGCTGCGAGTAACGATGACTGACCTCGACGGTACCAGGTTCCGACCCGAGCCGTCCAGGCCGGCGGGGGCATCGCCACCTTTTCTTAGGTTCTGCCCGCGCCGGAAAACGCCCCCGCAACGGATGGATGCCGACGCCAGCCACCGAGCCGCTCCGGACGCCATCTCGCAGCCCCGCCCCTAGCCCCGCGCCCCGGACCTTCCGCCCTGCCTCGGAGACGCCCTCGAAAGGAAGGCCACTCCAAGTCTCGCGAGACTTCAGGGAGGGATCCCACGAGATCTCCGGAGAGGCCCAGCCCTCGCACATGCGCCGTGCGACGTGACGTCACAAGAGCCCGCAGAGGCTGTGGGCCCCGCCTCCTCTCCTCGGGCCTGGTGGGCGGGGCAGCTCGCTGGAGCTTAGTGCTGTTgctgtttctcaacctttttgtgcaaaggcatattttgcatgaaaaaataaaatcacgaggcacaccaccataagaaaatgttaaaaaaaataatttggggccggagagatagcatggaggcaaggcgtttgccttgcatgtgggtcgaatcccggcatcccatatggtgcccagagcctgccaagagcaatttctgagcttagagccaggaggaacccctgagccctgctgggtgtgacccaaaaaccaaaaaaaaaaaaaaaaaaaaaattaactctgtgcctagattgactatatataaagttattCTCTT
The Suncus etruscus isolate mSunEtr1 chromosome 4, mSunEtr1.pri.cur, whole genome shotgun sequence genome window above contains:
- the SMDT1 gene encoding essential MCU regulator, mitochondrial, producing the protein MASGAARWLASASIRCGGVFRRGQNLRKGGDAPAGLDGSGRNLVPSRSVIVTRSGAILPKPVKMSFGLLRVFSIVIPFLYVGTLISKNFAALLEEHDIFVPEDDDDDD